A single Ammospiza caudacuta isolate bAmmCau1 chromosome 6, bAmmCau1.pri, whole genome shotgun sequence DNA region contains:
- the LOC131558769 gene encoding collagen alpha-1(I) chain-like → MACRMEVPRAGPGIRAGRGTGNGLGRPGPLRSRPATGRPRHGLRLRGRSSPALFQALSKDASRPGAPLRLSRPFPRGGQRGRRRYRSQGTQRRAGLEPGSPAAGSGSGAAAPPRAVHCGCRTDLCGAAERAGSGGRRWRAGPGVAGPRRRSRLSGGAALLPPPEAVAAPPGGRHQPPGLSRPRAGHHGRGGGGRSRARPEGTVPARLSRRSVGAGARPSSPGPPRPRSLRRGCAGPGPAAPLGPPAGSERGEQRGPARCSPSGESPAFSARSFVRRALRREAQRRDRAGAHGAAGPFFARSRVRSIVCGTGAEKTTGLAPCSPSKATPAPCSWDYKCLN, encoded by the coding sequence ATGGCCTGTCGAATggaggtgcccagagcaggtcCCGGCATCCGGGCTGGCCGAGGCACCGGGAACGGGCTGGggcggccgggcccgctgcgATCCCGCCCCGCCACAGGCAGGCCCCGGCACGGGCTGCGACTGCGGGGccgctccagccctgccctgttccAAGCCCTCAGCAAGGACGCCTCCCGCCCCGGGGCTCCGCTGCGGCTCTCCCGTCCTTTCCCCCGGGGCGGGCAGCGTGGGCGGCGGCGGTATCGCTCCCAGGGCACGCAGCGCAGAGCGGGGCTCGAACCCGGGTCCccggcggcggggagcgggtcaggagcggccgcgccgccccgcGCGGTGCATTGTGGGTGCCGCACTGATTTATGCGGGGCCGCGGAGcgcgccgggagcggcgggaggcggtggcgagcggggccgggagTGGCGGGACCGCGGCGGCGATCGCGGCTCTCCGGGGGTGCAGCGCTTCTGCCGCCCCCTGAGGCCGTGGCGGCACCGCCGGGCGGCCGGCACCAGCCACCCGGCCTCAGCCGACCCCGCGCCGGCCACCACGGACGTGGAGGCGGCGGGcggagccgggcccggcccgAGGGGACCGTCCCGGCGCGGCTGAGCCGCCGCTCCGTAGGGGCCGGAGCCAGGCCGAGCTCGCCGGGGCCTCCGCGGCCGCGCTCGCTCCGCAGGGGCTGCGCGGGGCCCGGGCCGGCCGCGCCGCTGGGGCCTCCGGCGGGGAGCGAGCGAGGCGAGCAGCGAGGCCCGGCCCGGTGCTCTCCCTCCGGCGAGAGCCCCGCGTTCTCCGCCCGCAGCTTTGTTCGCCGGGCTCTGCGCAGGGAAGCGCAGCGGCGGGACCGGGCCGGTGCCCACGGAGCTGCCGGTCCTTTCTTTGCCCGCTCTCGGGTGCGGAGCATCGTCTGCGGGACTGGTGCGGAGAAAACAACAGGTCTCGCTCCGTGCTCGCCTTCCAAAGCGACGCCCGCGCCTTGCTCTTGGGATTATAAATGTTTGAACTAA